A stretch of the Fusarium musae strain F31 chromosome 2, whole genome shotgun sequence genome encodes the following:
- the MCM5 gene encoding minichromosome maintenance protein 5, giving the protein MDRGSIYSAHVYEPSYAENGDTRMQLQTQLETFILDFRLDNNFVYRDQLRENALLKRYFCDVNINDLISFNEELAHRLTSEPAEIIPLFENALKKCTHRIVFPHEPKAEIPDHQLLLHSNADDVSIRNLDSVTIARLVRVPGIVIGASVMSSKATGLHIQCRNCGHTQNIPVLGGFTGVTLPRQCARSRVPNDPTPKCPLDPYFVVHEKSGFVDQQIIKLQEAPDQVPVGELPRHVLISADRYLTNRVVPGSRCTVMGIFSIYQNKASKNSSNGGAVAIRTPYLRAVGIQTDIDQAAKGNATFSEEEEQEFLELSRRPDIYNVMADCIAPSIYGNRDIKKAILCLLLGGSKKILPDGMKLRGDINVLLLGDPGTAKSQLLKFVEKAAPISIYTSGKGSSAAGLTASVQRDQSTREFYLEGGAMVLADGGVVCIDEFDKMRDEDRVAIHEAMEQQTISIAKAGITTILNARTSVLAAANPIFGRYDDMKTPGENIDFQTTILSRFDMIFIVKDDHSREKDETMAKHVLSIQMNGRGAEDMTETEIPIDKMRRYITYCKTRCAPRLSSEAAEKLSSHFVSIRRQVHAAEMEANTRSSIPITVRQLEAIVRITESLAKLTLSPIATEVHVDEAIRLFLCSTMDAVNQGSNQGSRELNDEVNRLETELKRRLPIGWSTSLSTLRREMVEGKGYSEQALNRALMVLQRRDTIMFRNQGAQVYRNGA; this is encoded by the exons ATGGACCGCGGATCAATCTACTCGGCTCATGTCTATGAGCCGAGCTACGCTGAAAACGGCGATACTCGAATGCAGCTCCAGACACAGCTTGAAACATTCATCCTTGATTTTCGACTTGATAACAACTTCGTCTACAG AGATCAACTCCGAGAGAATGCCCTCCTCAAGAGATACTTCTGTGATGTCAACATCAATGACTTGATCAGCTTTAACGAAGAGCTCGCCCACCGATTGACATCTGAGCCTGCAGAGATTATCCCTCTG TTTGAAAATGCACTAAAAAAATGCACACACCGTATCGTTTTCCCTCATGAGCCCAAGGCCGAGATCCCTGATCACCAACTTCTCCTTCACTCGAATGCCGACGACGTCTCGATCCGTAACCTCGATTCCGTGACCATCGCGCGACTGGTGCGAGTCCCGGGTATTGTCATTGGCGCCTCTGTTATGTCATCCAAGGCGACAGGACTCCATATTCAATGCCGCAACTGCGGGCACACACAAAACATTCCAGTTCTAGGTGGCTTCACAGGCGTCACTCTGCCTCGGCAATGTGCTCGTAGCCGAGTTCCCAACGATCCAACTCCGAAATGTCCTTTGGATCCCTACTTTGTTGTTCACGAAAAGTCTGGCTTTGTTGATCAGcagatcatcaagcttcaagaGGCTCCCGATCAAGTCCCTGTCGGAGAACTGCCTCGACACGTTCTCATCTCAGCTGATAGATACCTCACAAACAGGGTTGTTCCCGGATCGAGATGTACTGTTATGGGCATCTTCTCAATCTACCAAAACAAGGCTTCTAAGAACTCCTCCAATGGTGGTGCTGTAGCCATCCGTACCCCTTATCTCAGAGCGGTTGGGATCCAGACAGATATCGATCAAGCAGCCAAGGGAAATGCGACTTTctcagaggaagaggagcaagaaTTTCTGGAGCTCAGCAGACGGCCCGATATATACAACGTGATGGCCGACTGCATTGCGCCCTCTATTTACGGTAACCGCGATATCAAGAAGGCAATTCTTTGTTTGCTGTTAGGTGGCTCAAAGAAAATCCTTCCCGATGGAATGAAATTGAGAGGCGATATCAACGTATTGCTTCTTGGTGACCCCGGTACAGCCAAGTCACAGCTTCTGAAATTTGTTGAGAAAGCGGCTCCTATCTCTATATACACCTCGGGAAAGGGCTCCTCCGCTGCAGGTCTGACAGCATCTGTTCAGCGTGATCAATCCACTCGGGAATTCTATCTCGAGGGCGGTGCCATGGTTTTAGCTGACGGAGGAGTTGTGTGTATTGATGAATTCGACAAGATGAGAGACGAAGATCGAGTTGCGATTCATGAGGCTATGGAACAGCAGACTATTTCCATCGCAAAGGCCGGTATCACCACTATTCTGAATGCGCGAACATCAGTCTTGGCTGCTGCCAATCCTATCTTTGGTCGGTATGATGATATGAAGACTCCTGGAGAAAACATCGACTTTCAGACTACTATTCTGTCACGTTTTGATATGATCTTCATTGTCAAGGATGACCATAGCCgcgagaaggatgagactATGGCCAAGCACGTTCTCAGTATCCAGATGAATGGTAGAGGCGCCGAGGACATGACTGAAACCGAAATTCCCATCGACAAGATGCGACGATACATCACCTACTGCAAGAC ACGCTGTGCACCCAGACTGAGTTCCGAGGCTGCTGAAAAGCTTTCTTCTCACTTCGTCTCTATCCGACGCCAGGTCCATGCTGCTGAGATGGAAGCAAACACACGTTCCTCTATTCCCATCACAGTCCGTCAACTTGAGGCTATCGTTCGTATCACCGAGTCTCTTGCTAAGCTCACCCTTTCACCCATCGCCACCGAAGTACATGTCGACGAGGCCATTCGACTGTTCCTGTGCTCTACAATGGATGCCGTCAACCAGGGCAGCAATCAGGGGAGTCGCGAGTTGAACGATGAAGTTAACCGCCTTGAGACGGAGCTCAAACGTCGCCTGCCTATTGGTTGGAGTACTAGCCTATCTACACTTAGGAGGGAAATGGTCGAGGGCAAAGGATACAGCGAACAAGCGTTGAACCGAGCGTTGATGGTTCTTCAACGGAGAGACACGATCATGTTTAGAAACCAAGGTGCTCAGGTGTATAGAAATGGAGCTTAA
- a CDS encoding hypothetical protein (EggNog:ENOG41), with the protein MSLYHEAAEVLAGSSSEGGSLKSRVFKKKNLKSAPNQVYALVLESCKWSIILKEVIERSELLKLERKLTPTLSLLLVHDLLLAKKGIALPQGHGLRASIERHKGRISSEFKLARLRRKMPTLEALREQVERQCAGEEANYPRWVRVNSVKSTLEEQLETTFSKYTRATSIKEVVTNTGRLIYIDPHVPNLLAITAGTDLTKSEAYTTGKIILQDKASCFPAYLLDPRVEDGDLIDACSAPGNKTTHLAAILKEHRPESSPPEQTIYAFEKDSRRAQTLEKMVKIAGSKPMTKIGFGQDFLQVDPMAEKYKSVGALLLDPSCSGSGIVGRDSMPDLHLPEGISSTGKGSTAKQNGRKRKHEQTEAAEDRIMIDDDGNETAIKSEKDLETRLEALSSFQLTLLLHAFKFPSAKRITYSTCSVHTQENERVVMRALESDIAKQRGWRILLRKDQVSGLREWPVRGLPEACGRDEDIAEACIRSYKDDGQGVMGFFVAGFVRPDVQRFGTSGNEGPYMRDDNGVIIRDMLGMPVLKTTGEHVSLTARDDNSGNRKEEEEGVDVDVDVDEDEEEDEDSQSESTAAHDLNARQIAFDARQGTCTDEDEWEGLED; encoded by the exons ATGTCTCTTTATCATGAGGCAGCAGAGGTCCTAGCGGGATCGTCGTCTGAAGGTGGCAGTCTCAAGTCGCGTGTTTTTAAGAAGAAAAACCTTAAATCCGCACCAAACCAAGTTTACGCCTTGGTGTTGGAGAGTTGCAAATGGAGCATCATTCTGAAAGAAGTGATTGAGAGATCAGAACTTCTGAAACTTGAGCGCAAG CTGACCCCGACGTTGTCATTACTTCTTGTACATGACCTTTTATTGGCCAAGAAGGGAATTGCTCTTCCACAAGGTCATGGGCTTCGTGCATCAATTGAGAGGCACAAAGGACGCATCAGCTCAGAGTTCAAGCTCGCGCGGCTTCGGAGAAAGATGCCAACGCTCGAGGCTTTGAGAGAGCAAGTTGAGAGACAATGCGCTGGCGAAGAAGCGAATTACCCTCGCTGGGTTCGTGTCAATTCTGTAAAGAGTACACTAGAAGAACAGTTGGAGACGACGTTCTCCAAGTACACTAGAGCCACATCCATCAAGGAGGTCGTCACGAACACTGGAAGGCTCATATACATCGACCCACATGTGCCAAACCTTTTGGCCATCACTGCAGGGACAGATCTCACAAAATCCGAGGCGTATACAACAGGCAAAATCATTCTACAAGATAAAGCCTCTTGTTTCCCTGCTTATCTTTTAGATCCCAGAGTAGAGGATGGTGACCTGATCGACGCATGCTCTGCTCCTGGCAATAAGACAACTCACTTGGCGGCAATCCTCAAAGAACATAGACCTGAATCCAGTCCGCCAGAGCAGACAATCTATGCATTCGAAAAAGACTCTCGACGAGCACAAACTTTGGAGAAAATGGTCAAAATTGCAGGTTCAAAGCCCATGACAAAGATTGGATTCGGACAAGACTTCCTACAAGTCGACCCTATGGCAGAGAAGTACAAGTCCGTCGGAGCTTTGCTACTGGACCCAAGTTGCTCAGGGAGTGGAATCGTCGGACGAGATTCGATGCCGGACCTTCACCTGCCAGAAGGTATCAGTAGCACAGGAAAGGGTTCGACAGCGAAGCAAAACGGACGCAAAAGGAAACATGAGCAGACAGAGGCAGCTGAGGACAGAATCATGATAGATGATGACGGTAACGAGACAGCCATCAAGTCGGAGAAGGATTTAGAAACACGCTTGGAGgcgctttcttcttttcaacTAACGCTTCTATTACACGCCTTCAAATTTCCGTCAGCAAAACGAATTACATACTCTACTTGTTCAGTCCACACGCAAGAAAACGAGCGTGTTGTCATGAGAGCTCTCGAATCCGACATTGCGAAGCAAAGGGGTTGGCGCATTCTGTTGCGGAAAGATCAAGTATCTGGTCTGAGAGAATGGCCCGTCCGAGGACTCCCTGAAGCATGTGGACGTGACGAAGATATAGCAGAAGCTTGCATTCGCTCCTATAAAGATGACGGGCAAGGTGTTATGGGCTTTTTTGTGGCTGGTTTCGTGAGGCCTGATGTACAAAGGTTCGGGACCAGCGGCAACGAGGGTCCTTACATGCGAGACGATAACGGTGTGATCATTCGTGACATGCTCGGTATGCCAGTCTTGAAAACAACTGGTGAGCATGTCTCTTTAACGGCAAGAGATGATAACAGTGGTAatagaaaggaagaagaagagggtgtggatgtggatgtggatgtggatgaggatgaggaggaagatgaggattcACAAAGCGAGAGTACTGCAGCACATGATCTCAATGCTCGTCAGATCGCGTTCGATGCACGTCAAGGAACTTGCACGGACGAAGATGAGTGGGAAGGCCTTGAAGATTAA